In one window of Perognathus longimembris pacificus isolate PPM17 unplaced genomic scaffold, ASM2315922v1 HiC_scaffold_4943, whole genome shotgun sequence DNA:
- the LOC125344967 gene encoding SH3 domain-containing protein C23A1.17-like — MSLKVCARASPLRQGEDPAGPLPGPASLGGVVCRVGGVPGFPHPPAVRGSGPSCLSMRGVPPAGPPAHHGGAGGEIPAPRSPAGGCRPRTRSRRPVPLPVASSGNTPSGSRATSARRVGFCPCRPCLRSLERASDLRFHEPGARLPGVSLPLGPLRVPVPVPVPACSAPAASRGCVPRCRVGRRPSPGCQCVGVPGLPRPLSAASVPGAEVCVPPSRPARASRVPPVSLSALAPLCGARRVPPVSRWWLPAGRWSGEARVGTVTPPLGCVSRASPPGSPAAGVPRPTDLAALPAAVCLVGGAGSRCPPSLAPPPFVGRPGPGERRTDAWCPCSSLAPPGLEGGKGKLEETRWFVRWWCPRVPYAALPVCPPARVCSREARR; from the exons ATGTCGTTAAAGGTGTGTGCCCGCGCCTCCCCTCTCCGACAGGGGGAGGATCCCGCGGGGCCTCTCCCGGGCCCGGCGTCCTTGGGCGGTGTGGTGTGCCGCGTTGGGGGTGTACCCggcttcccccaccctcctgccgTGCGCGGGTCGGGCCCGAGTTGCCTGTCGATGCGAGG GGTTCCGCCCGCGGGACCGCCAGCGCACCACGGGGGTGCCGGCGGTGAGATTCCCGCGCCGCGGTCCCCGGCGGGGGGCTGCCGGCCGCGGACCCGCAGCCGTCGCCCCGTTCCTCTCCCGGTTGCCTCCTCGGGGAACACGCCCTCGGGTTCCCGCGCCACTTCCGCCCGCCGTGTTGGCTTTTGCCCGTGTCGCCCCTGTCTCCGGTCGCTCGAGCGAGCCTCTGACCTCCGTTTCCACGAACCCGGGGCGCGCCTCCCCGGCGTGTCGCTGCCGTTGGGTCCGCTGCGGGTCCCCGTTCCCGTGCCTGTCCCCGCCTGCTCCGCGCCGGCGGCGTCGCGCGGGTGTGTGCCGCGTTGTCGGGTTGGGCGGCGTCCCTCCCCCGGGTGTCAGTGTGTTGGGGTACCCGGTCTTCCCCGGCCGCTGTCGGCGGCCTCGGTCCCCGGGGCCGAGGTCTGCGTGCCGCCCTCCCGTCCCGCGCGCGCCTCGCGTGTGCCCCCGGTCAGCCTGTCCGCGCTTGCCCCGTTGTGTGGTGCTCGGAGGGTCCCGCCTGTCTCGCGGTGGTGGTTGCCTGCCGGCCGGTGGTCGGGGGAAGCGCGTGTCGGGACTGTCACCCCGCCTCTGGGGTGCGTCTCCCGCGCCTCTCCCCCGGGATCGCCCGCCGCCGGCGTCCCTCGCCCGACCGACCTCGCGGCTCTTCCCGCTGCCGTCTGCTTGGTTGGGGGTGCCGGGTCCCGATGCCCGCCCTCGCTCGCGCCCCCGCCGTTCGTCGGACGTCCGGGTCCCGGTGAGAGACGGACGGACGCCTGGTGCCCGTGTTCCTCGCTCGCTCCCCCCGGCTTGGAAGGcgggaaggggaagctggaggagACTCGTTGGTTCGTTCGCTGGTGGTGCCCGCGGGTGCCCTACGCCGCTTTGCCGGTCTGTCCGCCCGCCCGCGTGTGTAGTCGTGAGGCCCGGAGGTGA